ACAGCACTAGATGTCATCATGAGGTCACTATTACTATTAATTGAATTTAAAACAGGAATATAGGAGTGTTTGAGCCAAACCAATGACGAAGTTACAAGCTCCCCCAGCCGtgcttttttcctcttttatatatagatatatattttCAGAAAATGGCATGTGACAATTGGAGAAACATTGCCAAAACACGCTTAGAATACTTAAAGATAGCACTAGCATTGCTATCTCTCATTAACTGTTGAAGATGCTCTGAAAAAGATAGTTACAACTATTTTTAAGTAACAAATGtataataattatattaatCAAGTAATATAtaagataaaaagaagaagagaagcagCCCATGAGACCATCTGAGTTGTGAGAAGTTTCTTATGGCTTTAGCTTTATGTACATAGATTGAAACCAAGATTTATCTTTGAAATCCAAAACCATCGCATGATTATACTGCATTTGTTCGACCATATATTGGACGATCATTTGATACTTCCCAGCTATGCAGAACGGACACGGATACGGGATAGGACACGACACAAACACGCGTACAAGTCATTTCTTAGAAAATTAGGACACGGACACGTCGGGGACACGTCAAATGTAAagtgtatttgtatttgtattataGAGGTATATTATGATCTCACAAAAACGCCAGAGATATTATTAGGTGTCCTCAGCATGTTCCAAAATCCAAAAGTGTTGCCAACATGTcgtagagtatccacaatgtgtCTACCTAAAATAAATTCTGTAAAATCATTAGAGAAGTATTTAGGCATGTTCAATACGTGTCCAGAGAGTGATAAATTCAGTAAAATCATTAGACAAGTATTTAGGCATGTCCAGCACGTGTCCAGAGAGTGTCATATCGTGTCTGTGACTGACGCGTGTCAGACACAGATACGTGAGGCTGGTAGccgtgtccgtgcttcttagcttCGCAGTATATATTTTCATAGATGTTTAAGAAAATTCAAAGAAATACAGAAATAGATAATTTTATCTCAcattctattttttgtaacttgaAGGCGGTCTGATCTTGTTCTTTTCTGATAACCAATCAACTGATTCTTTGCATGGCCAAAGTGGGCCTAGAATGTGCCCcgatttgattaaaaaaaagggacacAATCCAGTCTCCAAGAAATAAAATGGCAATGTGTCTCTCTCTCGGCGTGTGTTTGGATTGAGAGagttggaaagaaaaagaagcaaaactcTTTACCCCTAATCACTGGTTTGGATAAGAAATAggaagaaaggaagagaaattgAGGGATAGAGTTTCCTCTAAACCCTCACTTTTCTAATCTCTCcaaaatggagagaaaagaaaagtaattaCTCATTTTGCAAAATACCCAAATTGAGAGAAAACACAATCCTTTCTTTACTTGTCCATCCTAAGTTACCAAACGGACCTAAGAGCTCCAGAGGCAAAAGTTCCTTAGCAATACTATATGTGCATACCAAATTTACAAAACACTATGGGAAACAGAAACAAAGTTATACTTTGGGGATATTAATtgtaagaaattttttatgaggaaGAGAAATAAATTCTGTGGGTATGTTATAAGCATTTTCCCTAAGTTTTATGCCTTAAACAGCCAGGGTAATCCATAAAACAGGAACAAAAGCGAACTGGAAAATAGGCAAAACAGAAACAAAGACCTTGAAGCGACGGTTGTATTCCTCCACCGCAACCTGCGAGAACATCTTGAAATCCAAGCCAGTCTTGTCGCTTATGACCATCCGATAGGTATAATGTACATCAAACCCCTGAAAAGAGGGCGGGGGAAgcacaaaattgaaaacaaaacaaaacaaaaaaagaaaacggaaAACAAAATGGGGAAGAAAGAGTACTATAGGGGCCGCGTGTGATGTTTTGTTTTATTACTTACATCGCTCTTCTCAACTGGTACGGTTATGTCTTCATTGTCACAACCACTATCATCATCACTCCACGAATACGCCCTTGGTGATCCTGAAGGAGGCAACTCCATGTCTGGTTTTTTGTCCCCAAACAACTGAACGAGGCCAAACTCATCGTCGCATAAATTTGAATCTGAATCTGAATCTGAATCTGGAAAATCCCAATCAAACAATGCATCCCACATTTTCGAGCAACTCACGCGGCAATCAACAAACAGAGAAAACCCTAGCCACCAAGGCTCGCCCTAAAATCCATGGGTATGGATATATATCTTCTTGTCCCGTCTCTCCAACGGCTCGGGATCATCTGTCCGAGGAAAAGATCCTCTGTCCGAGTTTTTCCTGTCCTACTCTTCTGTCCCACCTTTCTCAGCTGCCACGTTACCCGCTCCACTTCTCTTTAACTTTTTAACTCTGTGATCTGGAGTATTCCCTTTTAATTTCCCTTAAATGAATCAGAACACGGCCAAAACTTCCCACGACGCCCAGATTCATCCAATTAACACCAATTCTATTATCTTGATGCTGATTTCGGAGTTGAGCACTAATCAATCAATTGGGCTTCATTGATTTTATAAAAGtcaaatagtaattttttttggtctcaatttaatttttttttttccatttgttagttttgtgtgaaacttttgtaatttattgatttgtctcaacgagaaaaatcaaaaaaataaaagaatttgattaaaactcataatttttaaattaaaaaaagaataagtaaaaaaaattattttattgacttatttttatctttattcaaaaaattatgagtttcaatcaaataTTTTTACATCATTTCGTAGAGTTCGAAAGGGTCTttggaaggcttgtggatttGAGGCAACGATGGTCAAGTATTCAGAGAGGTGTGCGTGGATTCGGCAAGAGCGTCTAGATTTAGGTATGTGGAGTTCAAACTTATAAAAGAGTTCTTGTAACCTCGTGTTTAGTAGTGCTTGATTTTTTCCCGTGTAAAAGAAACCAAACTAGTCTATTGCTGCTACTCGCTAATTTCCAACATATGCCTCGGTCCACGATTTTTTTTAAGATAAGAGaagtaggaaaaaaataaagagtgccgctattcgcagccctttattttctcccgtagcccactgcatttcggtaaatggttgttgaaaatcataaataacatttcggtaaattgttgttgaaaacaagattatatttcggtaactacatgtcgaaaatatgtttaactttcggtaaacaactgccgaacatgcatttttggtaaacatctgttgaaaaaaatattatattttgataattggatgctgaaaatatatctcaatttcggtaactaattgtcgagtataattggaaatttttaacgggccatgggagtaaatagagggctgcgaatagcagcgcccaaaatAAACAACGACAGCactaaagaaaaaatattaaaaaaataagggaaatttttaaaaatggtccctctagtttgcacgagttctcattttcgtccctctactattaattgtatcaattttaaccccatagttttcattccatctcaatttcgtcatTCTCCCTGACGtcgtccatgaaacaaacggaattgaagggcaaaattgtcattttctctcacagagggaccaaattgaaattttatgcaaaccagagggattatttttaaaattttacattttactttctttttttgcagataaaataaaaaaagaccataagtaatgtatttgacaacttaattattttttattgggtaatcaaactatattgaaaattttatatttcattagacattacaaaaatattagaaaatgcccAAATCAACctcttagctaatgtctttgtatcatgttcatataatcttcttattttttcacccaataaaaaaaatgtttaaaattcgtgtttatttgttatatgagtgatcttatgagtaagtcccaaaataaatacacttatgcccatattttaatgtatttgatctcttaatatttaatagtgtttcattgcttaattaaacacaattacaagatttatAAGTACTActaaacaactttttctttttaatcatgtgacaaaaaaaataacgatagtgaaaattcaattgaaaaaaaaaatttaagaccaagacaattaacataagggttgtttttcgaattttctcatattttttgtgatgtatataataaaaactttacaaaatttcaacatatattttattattcaatataaaatgagatgagaaatatattatatatgatgtattttaaatttatttacaaaaacaaaagtaaaaaataaaattatagaaatagttcctctagtttgcatgaaatctcaatttaatccctctgtgaggagaaatgacaattttgtcctccaattccgtttgtttcattaacgccgtaaacgagagggacgaaattgagacagaatgcaaattacaggactaaaagtaacataattgatactagagggacgaaaataaaaattcatgcaaactagaaggaccatttataaaaatttcccaaaaaataacaaaaataactaacAATGTGCCAACCATGACACGAGATTGAATGTTTGAACCCGAAAGAAACCCCCCAAACCTCTATTTCTCCTCAAAACCCATCAATCTTCACCTAAAACATTGCACAACTACTAAACTTCTATCTTGCAAACATCACATGGCTACATAAAAAGTGCACAGAACAATTGTTGTACATCGGgttacaaaaagaaacaaacggggcctaagtaccgggatttttattttcatttttaacaaaaagtacataaacactcctcaactatcactttatCCCACGGAGACCCCTTCACATTTAAATCGCCCATGAAGACCTTCTCAACTACTCCCCATTACCCAAGTGACACCCTTCCGTCTCATAaccgtactctctctctctctctctctctctctctctctctctctctcctcaccacTTCTTTTTCAAATCCTATTTATGGGTTTCGTACCCATTCTCAAATCTTTACATGGGTTGGAATTATTTTTCCAACATCAAGGTTAATTTGTTCACATTTCTGTCCAATCATACACacatctcttctctctctcaaaactctgtCCTCATAACTTCTTTCTCGAATccaatttttgggttttgttacaATACTCAAATCTTTATCTGGGTTGGAGTTATAGTTTTCCCAAAGACCAAGGTTGTGTTTACACGTTTGTACCTGTATCCatataaaaattgctcaaatcaagcatttttcggtcattttttttgctaatttctcgcgggcactcttaaaatcacattctgcacacattgaacggttcggatcataaaaatttgatcgaaaactataaGATttagattttgggtgtttttttaggtgtttttttgagtgtccccggaaccgccccgatatatatatattggatgCACTATCTCTTAGGAATCAGAGTATTTCTAACAATTCAGTAGGGTGACTGATGAACTATTGGATGCACTACTTAAAGAGGAAAGTAGAAACACTGATGCACTACTAGCACTATGCTAGAATTGGAAAGAACGAATAGCAAAAGCACTATATCAttatataataataatcaaTACAATTGGTCTTATCTataccataattaaacattttattggaaaatCTAATAACATTACTTCTAGAATACATGATCAGCTAAGTAATTTACATTGTCCAACACTAAGCaattttagatggtacaaagatgtttatATATCTAGAGTAATGCTTAGAGATGTTTTTACTCCttcaattagtattttaattcTGCTATCATCATTTGAGCATTCTGTCAATGGCCACCTAAGTTGTTATCTATCCGTTTTGTAAGTCCTAGTGTGAGGCAGTCATGAAGGATAGGATTACGTAGTGTTTACtcctcatggtatcagagccaagtaggatataGTTGAAGGAGTAAACACtaagtaatctgtaagttgtttttattcctattgaattttcaattggtattttaaTTCTGCTATCATCGTTTGAGCATTTTGTCAATGGCCACCCAAGTTGTTATCTATCCGTTTTGTAAATCCTAGTGTGAGGCAGTTGTGAAGGATAGGATTAAAACTAGGGTATGCGTGTATACAGGATAGGTCTTAAACATGGTTGtctaggattaaaatattgaaAGAAGAATCTCTAGGATTAAgtacaatgaatagattattcaaGTGTAGCTCTTCAGCCAGCTCTCAATAGCTTCGTTATCTGAATTTCCAGACATAGTcaatcaagaagaacatgagtaccaagatttagatacagaattaggaaattggaatatactcaaaatcccagtaaaagaaatttacaaatcaagttttttagaaGATACTTTTAAAACTGATCAAGTAGCAAAAACTGTAGAACAGGTTTATGCTATTACTAAATAAGAAGAAAGATGCACACTTCTTAGTAAAGAATCAGTCAAACGACACCTCGAAAGAGGATATAGCTATATTCATGTAGAATTAGTACAATTAGCTATTAAACCCCTTACAAGAAAAGGACTAAACTCTTCAGTCTTATTATCCCTAAGAGATAATAGATTCACAGTCTACAGTGATAATCTGTTatgattaatggagtcaagcttacataatggtccagtttattttaactgttactcTGATTTACCTCTTAGTCTAAAAGATAAGAATATTTTGAAAgccttaactttaaatattcaaactgccggagcaattACTTAAATGCTCGAAGGAAGTCAATCAATTGCCTTAATTTACCAtatttattataaatgtatAAAAACTAATTTGAATATTCATGCCTTAGACAAAAGTCCTAAGGATAAAACTGTACTCATACAAAGTAGCACTAATGCTAATATACACCCAAAACCATCTCCtggagtgatatccagttaccagcCACTTGGCTCAGTGAAAATGAAAGTTAcccacaaaaaatgcaaaatgatacgattgatctagactatattcaacaatacctagatGGTACGGTTAGGATAaattttgatcaacaaagagtaaatcCTCCTCTTAGAATTAAAGAACTAAACAGATCAAATAGTTCAATAGCTATGTCTAGGCAAGATAGAAATTTACTTGATCCTAGAGTTAAGCTAAAAGGTGTTGAATTAAGTTCACAAATCAGTAAACCgtgttattctacacagtcaaaatttgaagaagacACCTCCTaaggtctccaactcaaactgaTTTTGAAGAAGTAACCTCAAACCCTGTTGATCCATCTTTATTTGTCATGAATAAAGAATTTAATATTGATATTGACAAATTATTCttagaatttaagtcaaaagaaaataagcaaagaagaaaagaatatgcTAATAAATATACATCTTGTCAACAAGAAAAGATAAtagctcattgggaaagatttATGGAAGATACAAGAAATGAAGtctattttttcgattacttagaaaaatattataaaaatgcCAGCACTATTACAAAGTAAAACGGAAAAAGAATTCTTGTCCTATTTCTCAGGATAGTATCACATCTCCCACCAATGAGAACCTTTGCaaacaagaaatagaagaaTTTAAAAGAATAAATGTAATTACTAAAGATTCACCAAAAGAAGAATTGTTAATTGACTTAATTAGTAAAATGGACGATtctaaattaaaacaaaaatatattataaGACTTAAGCAACTCTTGTTGCAAAAATCACAACACATTAAACCAGTAGTAAAAATTAATGATACTATAGATCGAATAAATAAAGAAGTTACTTTACAAGAcctaaaacaagaaatgaatcaaattaaaaaagatattaccaaattaaaagaatctgataaaaaaaatagaattagaTAAAAGTCTTgacaaaattcataaaattaatCAGTTGTCTGATCATCAAGATGAAGATATTGACTATCAAGATTACCAAAAATGGTATGCTAAAGTCAGATTAATAATAAATGATTATGAAATAGAAGTCAGTGCTTTTGTTGACACTGGCGCAAACTTAAATTGTATCCAAGAAGGTTTAGTACCTACTAAATATTATCACAAAACGACTAAACAACTAAGCTCTGCAAATGGCAGCAAAATGCGAATTAAATATAAGTTACCCAAAGTTTATATCTGTCAAGATAAAGTTTGTTTCAGAACTTCTTTTGTTTTAGTTCAAGATCTCACTGATAGAG
This DNA window, taken from Rhododendron vialii isolate Sample 1 chromosome 8a, ASM3025357v1, encodes the following:
- the LOC131336439 gene encoding uncharacterized protein LOC131336439 isoform X2, with protein sequence MWDALFDWDFPDSDSDSDSNLCDDEFGLVQLFGDKKPDMELPPSGSPRAYSWSDDDSGCDNEDITVPVEKSDGFDVHYTYRMVISDKTGLDFKMFSQVAVEEYNRRFKDSNSELEFVKVLTALSQLCAVIMLYLTFEAQDLADGGMVKIYQAVVWWTVDDVKVLSFRLKPPEDEQGSCNHGNEWFWKGH
- the LOC131336439 gene encoding uncharacterized protein LOC131336439 isoform X1, with translation MWDALFDWDFPDSDSDSDSNLCDDEFGLVQLFGDKKPDMELPPSGSPRAYSWSDDDSGCDNEDITVPVEKSDGFDVHYTYRMVISDKTGLDFKMFSQVAVEEYNRRFKDSNSELEFVKVLTALSQLCAVIMLYLTFEAQDLADGGMVKIYQAVVWWTVDDVKVLSFRLKPPEDEQEGSCNHGNEWFWKGH